The Prosthecobacter fusiformis genomic sequence CCTCGGCAGCGCCGCTGTTGTCGAAAACTCCACCCCCCCACCTGTATCCTGTCGAATTCACTCCTTCTGCATCTGTCGGGATTTTTCCAGTGAGGCAGTTTGCACCATGCCTGCACGGAATCATTTCAGTCCCCACTCCGGGACAGTTTTTTCGGATGTTACCCCCCAGTTGGCTCACCGTCGCTTGCGCCCCACGGCCAGATACCGGATACTGCCTCTCACCCGTCAGCCATCCGTGTCCTCGCCCTTGTCTGCTCCTTTCCAAAAGCAGACCGTCATGCCTCGGCTTCGGCAAAAGCGCAGCATTCTGCCAGGTGCTCAGATCAGCTTGCACGCAGACTGCACCCATGGGGAAAGACCTCGGCACATCCCCAAAGACTCTCCCCATGGGGACAATGCGGGCACTCATGGGGAAAGGAATCCCCATTGCAAATCATTGATTATCAACAAAATGAACCGCATTTTCCCCAAATGGGGAAAAATTGAAAATCATCCCCATTCCCCATTTCCCCCACCTTGCGGCCTGTTTTCCCCATCGGGTATAACCAGCTTTTCTGAATCCCTAACACCTCTGAATTCACACGATTACTCGACGAGAGCCTGATTTTGGCTAGTTTGTCTGCCCGCTACGCCCTGGCGTGACGGTTTTCAGTCCCACCCTCCTGCGAAATATCCCCGAAATGCTTCCTGAGCACTCCCCCTTTTCACCTGACCTCCGCCGGGCCTTGGATGGCCTCCTCGCGAGTTTCACACCTGCCCAGCGCTTCTGGCTCGCCGGTTATTTGTCCGCAGGGGATGCCGCTCCAGCCGTCGCCGTTCCGACCGCTGCCGCCTTAAAGCTCACCATCCTTTACGGGTCCGAGTCCGGGAACTCTGAGAAGCTCGCCGATCTCTCCGCCAAAGAGGCTAAAAAACGCGGTTTCATCCCCACGGTCAAAAACATGGCCGACATCAAGCCGGCTGATCTTACCAAGATCGAAAACCTCCTGGTCATCATCAGCACCTGGGGTGATGGCGAACCACCGGAAACCGCCACCTCTTTCTACAAGGCCTTCATGTCCGAAACGCTCAGCCTGCCCAAGCTGCGTTTCTCCGTCTGCTCTCTCGGAGACACCTCCTATGAGAAGTTTTGCCAGATGGGCAAAGACTTCGATGCTCGCCTGGAAGCCTTCGGTGCCCAGCGCATCTACGCTCGTGTGGACTGCGACCTGCAGTATGAAAAGCCCCATCGCGCTTGGCTGGACGGCGCTCTGGCTGCCTTCGGTCCTGCTCCCGCTCCCGCTGCGGCACCTGCACTTACCAGCTTTGCCATCCCTGTCGCCACGGAGCATGACAAGGCCAATCCCTTCGCGGCCGAGCTCAAGGAGCGCGTCCTGCTGAATGGCAAAGGTACCGCCAAGGAAACTTGGCACTACGAACTCTCCCTGGAAGGCTCCGGCCTCACCTATGAGCCTGGGGATTCGCTCGGCGTCATTCCGGTCAATGCTCCAGATGTGGTCGAAGGCCTCATGAAAGCTGCCAAGCTGACCGGTTCCGAAACCGTGCAGGTGCCCGATGTCGGTGCCAAGGCGCTCAACTACGCCTTGCAGGAAAACCTGGACATCACCGCCCTGTCCCGCCCTGTCCTGACCAAGCTGCACGAAGTCACCAAATCCAAAAAGCTGGCTACCCTCCTCGGAGAAGCTTCCAAAGAAAAGCTCAAGGATTATCTCCACGGCCGCTGGATCGTCGATGCCATCGAAGACTTTGCCCCCAAAGGCCTGTCCCCGGAGGCCCTCGTTTCCATCCTGCGCCCTTTGCCACCCCGTCTTTATTCCATTGCTTCCAGCCCTCTGGCACATCCGGATGAAGTCCACCTCACCATCGCCTCCGTGCGGTATGAATCCGTGGGCCGTCAGCGCAAAGGCGTCACTTCCACCTACCTTGCAGACCTCGTGAAGCTTGGGGACAAAGTGCCGGTTTATACCAATCAGAACAAAAACTTCCGCCTGCCAGATTCCGGGGATACCCCCATCATCATGGTCGGCCCAGGCACCGGCGTGGCTCCTTTCCGCGCCTTTGTCGAGCATCGCGCCGCTCTGGAGCAAAAGGGTAAATCCTGGCTCTTCTTTGGCGACCAGCGCTACACCTATGACTTCCTGTATCAGACCGAATGGCAGGACCATCTCGCCAGCAAATCGCTGACGAAACTGGACGTCGCCTTCTCCCGTGACCAGCCTGAGAAAATCTACGTGCAGCAGCGCATGATCGAGCGCGCCAAGGAGCTTTATGCCTGGCTGGAAGAAGGTGCCCACTTCTACGTCTGCGGCGATGCCACCCGCATGGCCCATGACGTGAATGAAGCCCTGATCTCAGTGGTCGAAAAACAGGGCGGCAAATCCCGCGAAGCCGCCGAGTCCTATCTTGAGGACCTTAAAAAAGCCCGCCGCTACCAGCGTGACGTATATTAATCTGAAGGAGCTCAAACCCACCCCCTTTACCCCCATGAGCGAAAAGCAACTCTCTGCCAATGAAGGCATCAAGACCCGGTCGAACTACCTGCGCGGCACCATTGCCGAAGGTCTCGCCGATCTTTCCACCGGCTCCCTTTGCGAAGATGACCAGCAGTTGATCAAATTCCACGGCAGCTACCAGCAGGACGACCGCGACCTGCGTCCGGACCGCCGCAAGCACCGCCTGGAGAAGGCCTTCTCCTTCATGCTGCGCATCCGCGTTCCAGGTGGCGTCGCCACTTCGGAGCAATGGCTGCAGACGGACCACTTGGCGGATACTTATGCCAATGGCACCATCAAGCTGACCACCCGCCAGGCCTTCCAGCTTCACGGCATCATCAAGACCAACCTCAAGCGCACGATCAAGGAGATCAATGACGCCGCCATGGACACCATCGCCGCCTGCGGTGACGTGAACCGCAACGTCATGTGCAATCCGAATCCTTATCTGTCCAGCGTGCACGCCGACGTGCTCCAGGCAGCCAAGGATATCTCCGCCCACCTCACCCCTGCCACCCGTGCTTATCACGAAATCTGGCTGGATGGTGAAAAGGTGCAGAGCACGGAAGAGGAGGTCGAGCCCATCTACGGCAAGACCTACCTGCCGCGTAAGTTCAAGATCACCATCGCCGTGCCACCGAGCAACGATGTGGATATCTTTGCCAACTGCCTTTCCTTCATCGCCATTGTCGAAGACGGCAAACTGGTCGGTTATAACGTCGCCGTTGGCGGCGGCATGGGCTCCACCCATGGCAATGAAGCCACCTATCCCCGCATCGCCGATGTCATCGGCTTCTGCACCAAGGAACAGGTCGTGGATGTCGCTGAAAAAGTCGTCCTTGTTCAGCGTGATTTCGGTGACCGCACCGACCGCAAGCATTCCCGCTTCAAGTACACGGTGGATGACCACGGCCCCGCCTGGATCCTCGCCAAGCTGAACGAATACCTCGGCTACGAGCTCGGCCCAGTGCGCGAATACAAGTTCGATGACAACGGTGACCGCTTCGGCTGGGTCGAAGACGAAACCGGCGATTCCCACTATACCCTCTTCGTCGAAGGCGGCCGCGTTCTTGATGTCGAAGGATACCCCATGCGCACCGGCCTTCGTGAGATCGCCAAAATCCATGATGGTGACTTCCGCCTGACTGCGAACCAGAACCTCATGATCGCCAAGGTCTCCCCGGCCAAGCGCTCACAGATCGAAGCGCTTCTGGAAAAATACGGCATGGCCAAAAGCCACGAGCAGAGCGCCCTGCGCCTGTCCACCATCGCCTGCGTCGCCCTGCCGACCTGTGCGCTGGCGCTGGCAGAGGCGGAACGCTTCTTGCCAACCATCGTCACCCAGCTTGAAGAGAAATTGGAAGAGGTCGGTCTGCGTCATGACTCCATCACCATGCGCATGACCGGCTGCCCCAATGGCTGCGGACGCCCGTTCATTTCCGAAATTGGCTTCGTCGGTTTTGGCCCGGATCGTTACAATGTCTATCTCGGCGGTGGTCACGCCGGCCAGCGCCTGAGCAAGCTCTTCCGCAAGGACGTTCCCTCCAAGGACATCAAGCCGCTCCTGGATCCTATTCTCGAGCACTATGCCAAGGAGCGTCTCGAT encodes the following:
- a CDS encoding diflavin oxidoreductase, which produces MLPEHSPFSPDLRRALDGLLASFTPAQRFWLAGYLSAGDAAPAVAVPTAAALKLTILYGSESGNSEKLADLSAKEAKKRGFIPTVKNMADIKPADLTKIENLLVIISTWGDGEPPETATSFYKAFMSETLSLPKLRFSVCSLGDTSYEKFCQMGKDFDARLEAFGAQRIYARVDCDLQYEKPHRAWLDGALAAFGPAPAPAAAPALTSFAIPVATEHDKANPFAAELKERVLLNGKGTAKETWHYELSLEGSGLTYEPGDSLGVIPVNAPDVVEGLMKAAKLTGSETVQVPDVGAKALNYALQENLDITALSRPVLTKLHEVTKSKKLATLLGEASKEKLKDYLHGRWIVDAIEDFAPKGLSPEALVSILRPLPPRLYSIASSPLAHPDEVHLTIASVRYESVGRQRKGVTSTYLADLVKLGDKVPVYTNQNKNFRLPDSGDTPIIMVGPGTGVAPFRAFVEHRAALEQKGKSWLFFGDQRYTYDFLYQTEWQDHLASKSLTKLDVAFSRDQPEKIYVQQRMIERAKELYAWLEEGAHFYVCGDATRMAHDVNEALISVVEKQGGKSREAAESYLEDLKKARRYQRDVY
- a CDS encoding NADPH-dependent assimilatory sulfite reductase hemoprotein subunit, with the translated sequence MSEKQLSANEGIKTRSNYLRGTIAEGLADLSTGSLCEDDQQLIKFHGSYQQDDRDLRPDRRKHRLEKAFSFMLRIRVPGGVATSEQWLQTDHLADTYANGTIKLTTRQAFQLHGIIKTNLKRTIKEINDAAMDTIAACGDVNRNVMCNPNPYLSSVHADVLQAAKDISAHLTPATRAYHEIWLDGEKVQSTEEEVEPIYGKTYLPRKFKITIAVPPSNDVDIFANCLSFIAIVEDGKLVGYNVAVGGGMGSTHGNEATYPRIADVIGFCTKEQVVDVAEKVVLVQRDFGDRTDRKHSRFKYTVDDHGPAWILAKLNEYLGYELGPVREYKFDDNGDRFGWVEDETGDSHYTLFVEGGRVLDVEGYPMRTGLREIAKIHDGDFRLTANQNLMIAKVSPAKRSQIEALLEKYGMAKSHEQSALRLSTIACVALPTCALALAEAERFLPTIVTQLEEKLEEVGLRHDSITMRMTGCPNGCGRPFISEIGFVGFGPDRYNVYLGGGHAGQRLSKLFRKDVPSKDIKPLLDPILEHYAKERLDGEHFGDFVIRSGYVAATIQGPDFHKNIKPEAVALQS